In one window of Erinaceus europaeus chromosome 17, mEriEur2.1, whole genome shotgun sequence DNA:
- the NDUFC2 gene encoding NADH dehydrogenase [ubiquinone] 1 subunit C2 isoform X1, which yields MMTGRPGRVPLKFLPDEARSLPPPRLNDPRLAYIGFMGYCSGLLDNALRRRPVLTTGLHRQLLYVTSFIFIGYQLLKRQDYLYALRDHDMFAYIKAHPEDFPEKEHCSAPAYGGAGGLNLRLWNLRHEILFA from the exons ATGATGACCGGTCGGCCGGGCCGAGTGCCCTTAAAGTTCCTACCCGATGAGGCGCGGAGCCTGCCTCCGCCCAGGCTGAACGACCCGCGGCTCGCCTACATCGGTTTCATGGGCTACTGCTCCGGCTTGCTGGACAACGCGCTGCGACGGAGGCCGGTGCTCACGACGG GTTTGCATCGCCAGCTTCTATATgttacttcctttatttttattggatatcaACTTTTAAAACGTCAAGACTATCTGTATGCCCTGCGGGACCATGACATGTTTGCATATATAAAGGCTCATCCTGAAGATTTTCCTGAAaaag agcactgctcagctccagcttatggtggtgcagggggattgaacctgagactttggaacctcaggcatgagattctctttgcatga